The Staphylococcus simiae genome includes the window ACAAAAGTCAACGCCTGTTGGAACAACTAGATTTGAAACAAAACCAGGTTGCCAAGCTCAATTTGATTGGAAGGAAGATATAAGATTTAAAACGAAGGATCATCAAGAGGTATCTTTAAATATTGGTGTTTTACTCCTGTCATATTCACGCTTCAAAATTATGCAAGTTACGATGAGTAAATCATTAGATGTATTACTTAATTTAATGGTTCAAGCTTTTGAATCTATTGAAGGTGTTCCAGAGGAACTTGTTACAGATAATATGAAAACAGTGATGAGTCAACCTAGGACTGAAACGTTTAGTGGACAAGTTAATCCTAAATTCAAACAATTCGCTGATGATTTTAATTTTAAAGTGAAGCCGTGTATAGCTGGTCGTCCTAGAACGAAAGGTAAAGTTGAATCCATTATGAAAATATTAGATGAAATTCATGCCTATCAAGGACAATTATACTTACATGAAATTCCACAATTTATTGACGAATTAAATGATCGTTTGAATTACTCAGTGCATAATGGGACAGGAAAAATACCAATTATTGAAGTAAAAAAAGAAAAGAGCTTCTTACAGCCATTACCCAATGTCCATGTAAGAAACTCATATAAAGTAGAACATAAATATTTGAAAGTCAATCGTTCGAATATGATTACATATCGCTCCAATCAGTACTCAGTTCCTGCTGAATACTATGGAAAAACGGTTGAAGTTCAAGTTTATGATCAACGTTTGTTTGTTTATTATAACACCAAATTAATCGTTGAGCATCCTATTACCCATCATAAATTAAATTATCAGCAACAACACTATTTAGAAACGCTAGCTGTCTCCTATGGAGACCATGATGATATTAATCAGCTGGCCTTAGATAATTTAAAAACGATAGGAGAGATGTATGATGAATAATATTACTAACTACCAACGTTTAAAAGATAATCTGTCATATCTAAAAATGAATCAAATGATTACTCATTTAGATGAAGTGATAGATTTTAGTATCACTAACGATTTATCATTTATTGATACTTTAATTAAATTGAGTGATTATGAAATCGCAGTTAAAGAAAAGAATATGATTGAATCAATGGTTAAGGTAGCAGCATTCCCTTTTAAAAAGGAACTGTGCGACTTTGACTTTTCATTCCAACCTAACGTCAATAAACAAGAAATCGTAGATTTTACTCATTTACGATTTATAGAAAACCATCAGAATATTGTCTTTTTAGGTCCAAGTGGTGTAGGTAAAACCCATTTAGCTACATCAATTGGTATGTCAGCAGCGAAAAAAAGAGTAAGTACGTATTTCATTAAATGTCATGATTTAATACAAAATTTGAAAAAATCTCAATTAGAGAATCGGTTAGAAAATAGACTCAAGCACTATAGTAAATATAAATTACTAATTATTGATGAAATAGGCTATTTACCTATTGATAGTGAAGATGCCAAACTCTTTTTCCAACTGATTGATTTAAGATATGAGAAGAAAAGTACCATTTTTACTACAAATATTAATTTCAATTTATGGAATGAAATATTTGAAGACCCTAAAATAGCTAATGCCATTTTAGATCGCATATTACATCACTCAAATGTCATAAAAATAACTGGGAAGTCTTATCGGTTAAAAGACCATTTTGTGAAAGTTGAAAAGACAGAATGACATTTTTGTACATTCTTAAACAATCATTTTTGTACATTCTTTTATTGACATTTACACATTAAATCAACTAGATATACCCGAGGGTTGTATACTACATAGCGATCAGGGAAGTGTGTATACATCGTATTCTTACTATCACTTATGCGAAGAAAAAGGCATTGTCAGAAGCATGTCCCGTAAGGGAACACCTGCTGACAATGCCCCGATAGAAAGTTTCCATTCCTCGCTAAAGTGTGAAACCTTTTATCTCAACAATGAGCTTAGTAGCTCTAATAACATTGTAATCGATATTGTGGAAAAATACATTGATTATTATAATAAATTTAGAATTCAACAAAAACTAGGCTACTTTTCTCCTATAGATTTTAGAAAATTAGCAGCCTAGAATATAGTGTTTTTATTAAGTTCCCGTTTTAAGGGTTCAGTGCCGATGTATAATGCATTAACTTTTAACTGCTATTATTTAGGTGATATTAAAGAGAGTCACTATTATTGGGATAAGTTACAACAAATTTCACAAGTAGACATAGGGTATGCACCGTGGGCTATTGAAGAAAGTAAGGTACTTTTTGACAATCAAATTTTACCACGATTAGAAAGTGACGATAGTCATGAACGTATATACGGTATTTTTCTGTTGAATGAAATGAATGGCAAAGAAATTTTGATTACTGAAGAAATTTGGAAAATACTTGAAAATATGAATGACTATGAAAAGTTATACTTAACTTATTTAGTCCAAGGCCTAACATTAAATAAATTAGATTTTATTCATAGAGGGATGAAACAATTATATAGCCATCCACAATTAAAATTAAATCATGATTTGTTCTTAGCTTGGATTGCAAAAGCAGAAGATATTATTGCGGAAAAAGTTGATTTAACAAGTGTTGAACCATATATTGCAGCATTCACTTATTTATATTTTAAAAACCAATATCAAAGTATGACTAAAAAAGAAATTATTACGTGGCTAGATATTACACAATATAAACTGAATAAGATGATTGAATTATTGTTGAGCATATAGATTTATGAAATATTAGTTTTATTATATAATGCGCATAATGATAAATA containing:
- the istA gene encoding IS21 family transposase, with product MKLSLDINTDYEVTTLSDLPKLKIVMESLNMKINKSEIARQMNVDRRTIDKYLNGFKPSVNRKKQSKIDPYYDLIKELLSEECEQKFFYKRVLWQYLKDNHGLNCAYSTFRTYIRKHDLFNNYFKKRRQKSTPVGTTRFETKPGCQAQFDWKEDIRFKTKDHQEVSLNIGVLLLSYSRFKIMQVTMSKSLDVLLNLMVQAFESIEGVPEELVTDNMKTVMSQPRTETFSGQVNPKFKQFADDFNFKVKPCIAGRPRTKGKVESIMKILDEIHAYQGQLYLHEIPQFIDELNDRLNYSVHNGTGKIPIIEVKKEKSFLQPLPNVHVRNSYKVEHKYLKVNRSNMITYRSNQYSVPAEYYGKTVEVQVYDQRLFVYYNTKLIVEHPITHHKLNYQQQHYLETLAVSYGDHDDINQLALDNLKTIGEMYDE
- the istB gene encoding IS21-like element helper ATPase IstB, giving the protein MNNITNYQRLKDNLSYLKMNQMITHLDEVIDFSITNDLSFIDTLIKLSDYEIAVKEKNMIESMVKVAAFPFKKELCDFDFSFQPNVNKQEIVDFTHLRFIENHQNIVFLGPSGVGKTHLATSIGMSAAKKRVSTYFIKCHDLIQNLKKSQLENRLENRLKHYSKYKLLIIDEIGYLPIDSEDAKLFFQLIDLRYEKKSTIFTTNINFNLWNEIFEDPKIANAILDRILHHSNVIKITGKSYRLKDHFVKVEKTE